From Woronichinia naegeliana WA131, the proteins below share one genomic window:
- a CDS encoding tetratricopeptide repeat protein — translation MGDQDDQQRKLEVLEETGSPYSQFPTLERGADELERCLERGRALGLIEVFERPNVLPTYRVPRLLAGLVVLPGDGEVLAKVGAEVLHRLWWESDYQYSEEQALEIHRLALVGKAGEIAVKIAAQITDNWNNKSRFWDAVKICLETLEIVNDHQIFHQLAKAQQQLGEVQEATFYYQQALATCPVEDEQEKSVIIHNLATLYANQGEIDQAITLYQQSLELKEKIGDVQGKAATLHQLAILYANQGEIDQAIALYQQSLEIKEKMGDMQGKAATLHQLAILYANQGEIDQAIALFQQSLEITEKIGDVQIKAATLHCLASIYANQGEIDQAIALFQQSLELDEKIGNVRGKAATLHEIARIYANQGEIDQAIALYQQSIEITEKIRDVKTKASTLHQLAILYENQGEIDQAIVLYQQSIEIKEKIGNVQGKAATLAMMGQLLVDEKGDYQQGLAYLEQSLAILQRLRSPDAATVQRIIAQIRG, via the coding sequence TTGGGGGATCAAGATGATCAGCAAAGGAAGTTAGAAGTGCTTGAGGAGACGGGTTCCCCTTATTCACAGTTTCCTACCCTGGAAAGGGGGGCTGATGAATTGGAGCGTTGTTTGGAGCGGGGTCGGGCGTTGGGGTTAATTGAGGTGTTTGAGCGACCCAATGTTTTACCGACTTATCGAGTACCGCGTTTATTGGCGGGATTGGTGGTTTTGCCTGGGGATGGGGAAGTTTTGGCCAAGGTGGGGGCTGAGGTTTTGCATCGTCTCTGGTGGGAATCGGATTATCAATACAGCGAAGAACAAGCCTTGGAAATTCATCGTTTGGCATTGGTAGGAAAAGCGGGAGAAATTGCCGTTAAAATTGCTGCTCAAATTACAGATAACTGGAACAATAAAAGTCGTTTTTGGGATGCCGTAAAAATTTGTCTGGAAACCCTAGAAATTGTCAACGATCATCAAATTTTTCATCAATTGGCAAAAGCTCAACAGCAATTAGGAGAAGTACAAGAAGCAACTTTTTACTATCAGCAAGCTCTCGCCACTTGTCCCGTTGAAGATGAACAAGAAAAATCCGTTATTATCCACAACTTAGCCACACTTTACGCGAATCAGGGAGAAATTGACCAGGCGATCACCCTTTATCAACAGTCTTTAGAACTCAAAGAAAAAATAGGGGATGTGCAAGGCAAAGCCGCTACTCTGCACCAATTAGCCATACTTTATGCGAATCAGGGAGAAATTGACCAGGCGATCGCCCTTTATCAACAGTCCTTAGAAATCAAAGAAAAAATGGGGGATATGCAAGGCAAAGCCGCTACTCTGCACCAATTAGCCATACTTTACGCGAATCAGGGAGAAATTGACCAGGCGATCGCCCTTTTTCAACAGTCCTTAGAAATTACTGAAAAAATAGGGGATGTGCAAATCAAAGCCGCTACTCTGCACTGTTTAGCCAGTATTTACGCGAATCAGGGAGAAATTGACCAGGCGATTGCCCTTTTTCAACAGTCTTTAGAACTCGATGAAAAAATTGGGAATGTGCGAGGCAAAGCCGCTACTCTGCACGAAATAGCCCGAATTTACGCGAATCAGGGAGAAATTGACCAGGCGATCGCCCTTTATCAACAGTCCATTGAAATCACTGAAAAAATTAGGGATGTGAAAACAAAAGCCTCTACTCTGCACCAATTAGCCATACTTTACGAGAATCAGGGAGAAATTGACCAGGCGATCGTCCTTTATCAACAGTCCATTGAAATCAAAGAAAAAATAGGGAATGTGCAAGGCAAAGCCGCTACTCTAGCCATGATGGGTCAATTATTGGTTGATGAAAAAGGGGATTATCAACAAGGTTTAGCCTACCTAGAACAATCCCTCGCCATTTTGCAACGATTACGTTCTCCTGATGCCGCTACCGTTCAAAGGATAATTGCACAGATTCGAGGGTAG
- a CDS encoding type II toxin-antitoxin system HicB family antitoxin has product MKQLKQLTCIIEREGDDFVSLCPQMNIASQGHSVEEARNNLIEAIELFFETASPNEILARAYSEIYVTQIEVSVG; this is encoded by the coding sequence ATGAAACAACTCAAACAACTAACTTGTATTATTGAGCGCGAAGGCGATGATTTTGTCTCACTTTGTCCTCAAATGAATATTGCCAGTCAAGGTCATTCTGTAGAAGAAGCCAGAAACAATTTAATCGAGGCGATCGAACTTTTTTTTGAAACTGCTAGTCCCAATGAAATTTTAGCCAGAGCCTACTCAGAAATTTATGTAACACAAATTGAGGTATCAGTTGGGTAA
- a CDS encoding type II toxin-antitoxin system HicA family toxin — MGKLRVLSAKQVCQILTEQGFIQVRQRGSHIIMQKKIDDSTLTIPVPNYSEIKIGTLQSIIRQSNLPRSLFE; from the coding sequence TTGGGTAAATTAAGAGTATTATCCGCTAAACAAGTCTGCCAAATTTTAACTGAACAGGGTTTCATACAAGTCAGACAAAGAGGCAGCCATATCATTATGCAGAAAAAAATTGATGATTCTACGCTTACTATTCCAGTGCCTAATTACTCAGAAATCAAAATCGGTACACTGCAATCTATTATCAGACAATCCAATTTACCTCGCTCTTTATTTGAGTAA
- a CDS encoding DUF2442 domain-containing protein, with protein MTLTLDIATYQIPIKQISKRLYTATDAERNFYKISPSGYGIHWPAIDEDLSIKGLINLALQNQEVA; from the coding sequence ATGACCCTAACTCTTGATATTGCCACCTATCAAATCCCAATTAAACAAATATCTAAACGTCTTTATACCGCCACCGATGCAGAAAGAAACTTTTATAAAATCTCTCCCTCTGGTTATGGAATCCATTGGCCAGCCATTGATGAGGATTTAAGTATTAAAGGTTTAATTAACCTTGCACTCCAAAATCAAGAAGTTGCTTAA